GCGCGGCCTCGCCACCGTGGCAATCACGCGATGACCACACACGCACGCCGTCCTTCGGGGGGCGCCAGCCTTCTCACGCCTTTCCGTCGACGTGCTCCAGGAAGGTCACCTCGGTGCGGGAGACGAACTCCTCGCGCGCTTCGAGGAAGTGCTTGATGTGCGGCTGCTGTTCGTGCGCGTCGAACGCGGCGCGGTCCTCGTACAGCTCGTAGAAGATCCGCACCTCCGGCTCACCAGGTACGCGGTGGTTCATGTAGACGACGGTGCCCGGCTCGTGCCGCCGGATCCCTTCCAGGGTCCGTGACACCAGCTCG
The window above is part of the Streptomyces syringium genome. Proteins encoded here:
- a CDS encoding putative quinol monooxygenase, with the translated sequence MTSGFGLVVRFTLRDADAAEAFDELVSRTLEGIRRHEPGTVVYMNHRVPGEPEVRIFYELYEDRAAFDAHEQQPHIKHFLEAREEFVSRTEVTFLEHVDGKA